A single genomic interval of Lathyrus oleraceus cultivar Zhongwan6 chromosome 7, CAAS_Psat_ZW6_1.0, whole genome shotgun sequence harbors:
- the LOC127106303 gene encoding uncharacterized protein LOC127106303 codes for MAHTHREQFKPLAPNFISLTTHYRSPSAENQHQHLSEHKTKRMKTCIKWCGCVTAILLLLFVILIVLAFTVYNVKDPEVRMNGVTLIGGNFTVSNTVTILADMSVKNTNSFTFRYGEVNTTVYYGGTEIGGGVSPPGKAKAQRTGRLNVTLEIMAKKLVDKPEWVVDIRDQGLNFSTYTKMRGKVKILNLLKRNVGVELNCTSQYNITTGLITHGDNCVGFVSI; via the coding sequence atGGCTCATACACATAGAGAACAATTCAAACCCTTAGCACCAAATTTCATTTCATTAACAACTCATTATAGAAGCCCTAGTGCAGAAAACCAACACCAACATTTATCAGAACACAAAACAAAGCGCATGAAAACATGCATCAAATGGTGTGGATGCGTCACAGCAATTCTCTTGTTACTCTTTGTAATACTCATAGTTCTAGCTTTTACAGTTTACAACGTAAAAGATCCTGAAGTGAGGATGAACGGTGTTACATTAATCGGTGGAAACTTCACCGTTTCGAATACCGTTACAATTCTCGCTGATATGTCTGTGAAGAATACAAACTCATTCACTTTCAGGTATGGAGAAGTTAACACCACTGTTTATTACGGTGGAACTGAGATCGGAGGAGGAGTATCGCCTCCCGGGAAAGCGAAAGCGCAAAGAACGGGGAGGCTCAACGTGACGTTGGAGATTATGGCGAAGAAGCTTGTGGATAAACCGGAATGGGTTGTAGATATTAGAGATCAAGGTTTGAATTTTAGCACTTATACAAAGATGAGGGGGAAGGTGAAAATATTGAATCTGTTGAAGAGGAATGTTGGGGTTGAGTTGAATTGTACTAGTCAATATAATATCACCACCGGTTTGATTACACATGGTGATAATTGTGTTGGGTTTGTTAGTATTTAG